The Mesomycoplasma ovipneumoniae genome includes a region encoding these proteins:
- a CDS encoding PTS sugar transporter subunit IIB — MNIKCVCGSGLGSSLLLEMNVKFVLDKLNVNYDSVEHTNISSFNSRGVDLVVIGADVAPSLDFDKEKMVILTNILSKEELESKLKIALKLN; from the coding sequence ATGAACATTAAATGCGTTTGTGGTTCAGGACTAGGTTCATCTTTATTATTAGAGATGAATGTAAAATTTGTGCTTGATAAATTAAATGTCAATTATGATTCAGTCGAACACACTAATATTTCCAGTTTTAATTCCCGCGGGGTTGATTTAGTAGTTATTGGCGCTGATGTTGCCCCAAGTCTTGATTTTGACAAAGAAAAAATGGTAATTTTAACTAACATTTTATCAAAAGAAGAACTTGAATCCAAACTAAAAATAGCCTTAAAACTAAACTAA
- a CDS encoding ZmpA/ZmpB/ZmpC family metallo-endopeptidase yields the protein MKQFILLKKVSSSLVFLSLSPIVIITACKSVVDKKPTTSKIDETKNDPKIDASKGEVSKNDPKNETKNDPSKGEDPKNGAKNQPENQEQVIPRQENNSNIENTEQNINVSSIFEDKTFLENKQAEIDNVSFKINRSKIEFKNINSANLYHFNSQGKYVKLLSVDNLDSNLTNYKIKLDSEDLQKNVWLNVKTVEDEGNYYKFVGEFSQDFINILNNGTVSSTFDIYIPKTKNELGAITTFEQLISQIRANPSGNFKLANDISAESTEIGHNSTSYLENVYFSGSLESIEGKNFTIYDLEKPLFDNLNNATIQNINFKNLKVKSINNSQFAVGAIANSSSSSTVNNVHLFGDVKGPKIVGGIVGVLDNNSVIKNSSFHGNIYSSQSAGGLSGIITRGSSIENSYANINITSKLINSDKLGGIVGELGQNSSLKNIVIEGNVLNSGLDEFANSGGLIGLVSTNGTPDSPDTGGVENIYAKINFFNAKPIFGNFYKSSFFDYEKSFKNINFVNNADNESFSWLKIIDENTFNETAKKWKHLDNQNIKLKTLNFSYLKGYQPDFRIAYANFAKLLPFYDRYTIMNYAHKVAKNSKLYSKNLLGFEFYDNENLVKNLASEKTKVNKLRIYFGDGQKEDYKIDSFKQNTNGITDFSFENNGVKLMVHPNILISDKKNQLVSGLINLLKNTDLSDNSIFDTQNNFVDNSPIKEQLFIDKYETEVKKDLENIINSISNNIDIFDLNDTKFTEFYKKDLEKEKNSIYIGLNYLYRWYSISDIKDKLLYSLGIYGKSNDSLSLLKDIGKLDFINLKANKTANGYHDAFSKYLKPKSVADFIEYNYNLFKEKDQSPDKYFESLTKAYITKVESKSNTTINKPMIERFKHEDQANKLLPLLTVKDENALWFIFTTNSNISGLFSKYGYSNELLKTQVNEFAQTAQGYYDVLYRILNEKSKKTMENYIVDVYDSFASKNDPGVRAYSLPLDHWLSLANKDYAAFVPEWNKKRMYFDGTKILTKNAKSVFSHESTHTFDNDILLDGYGKRFGHRAESFAKGMFQAPFNGNNGDLAFNFIEKYEGQLVRNSSPERFSNLADLEKYYKNLFDLIYVLDLAQAEAIIAKKPSTSDYRKIQLGSGGFAKNDTLSRVGSSELNSINSIDDLVDKNIVGANVAGDSRSPFGHNNYYTVNFFRPYFGILENKEGVTGGLNFRRVAFELLAEKGYYGGMIPYISAKSNKQTNVPEGLVKGSDTHVLKMIFGDKYKSFSDFKKDMYKQRKDKLNKLKPFSFDFSSKKYEIKSFEDLKKVFIENSELINTIRVIIHVEMYKQTNEYRNSIFDE from the coding sequence ATGAAACAATTTATTTTACTAAAGAAAGTTAGTTCTAGTTTAGTTTTCCTATCATTATCACCAATAGTTATTATCACGGCTTGTAAAAGTGTGGTGGATAAAAAACCTACTACTTCTAAGATTGATGAAACTAAAAATGATCCTAAGATTGATGCTTCTAAGGGTGAAGTTTCTAAGAATGATCCTAAAAATGAAACTAAAAATGACCCTTCTAAGGGTGAAGATCCTAAAAATGGTGCTAAAAATCAACCAGAGAATCAAGAACAAGTTATTCCAAGGCAAGAAAATAATTCAAATATAGAAAACACAGAACAAAATATTAATGTTTCTTCCATTTTTGAGGATAAAACCTTTTTAGAAAACAAGCAAGCTGAAATTGATAATGTTTCTTTTAAAATAAATAGGTCAAAAATTGAATTTAAAAATATAAATTCTGCAAATTTATACCATTTCAACAGTCAAGGCAAATATGTAAAGCTACTTTCAGTTGATAATTTAGATTCTAATTTAACAAACTATAAAATCAAATTAGATTCAGAAGATTTGCAAAAAAATGTCTGATTGAATGTAAAAACTGTTGAAGATGAAGGTAATTATTATAAATTTGTTGGTGAATTTAGCCAAGATTTCATAAATATTTTAAATAATGGTACTGTTAGTTCTACTTTTGATATTTATATTCCTAAAACCAAAAATGAATTAGGTGCAATCACGACTTTTGAACAATTAATTAGTCAAATTCGTGCAAATCCCTCTGGAAATTTTAAGTTAGCAAATGATATTTCTGCAGAAAGTACAGAAATAGGCCACAATTCTACATCATATTTAGAAAATGTTTATTTTTCTGGAAGTCTAGAAAGTATTGAAGGCAAAAATTTTACTATTTATGATTTAGAAAAGCCACTTTTTGACAATTTAAATAATGCCACAATCCAAAATATTAATTTTAAAAATCTCAAAGTTAAGTCAATAAATAATTCCCAATTTGCAGTTGGGGCAATTGCAAATTCTTCATCAAGTTCAACAGTTAATAACGTTCATCTTTTTGGCGATGTTAAAGGTCCAAAAATCGTAGGCGGAATTGTCGGTGTGCTAGATAATAATTCTGTTATTAAAAACTCAAGTTTTCATGGAAATATTTATTCTTCCCAATCTGCAGGCGGTCTTAGCGGAATAATAACAAGAGGAAGTTCAATTGAGAATTCTTATGCAAATATAAACATCACCTCTAAATTAATAAATTCCGATAAACTTGGCGGGATTGTTGGTGAGCTAGGTCAAAATTCGTCATTAAAAAACATTGTAATTGAAGGAAATGTTTTAAATAGTGGTCTTGATGAATTTGCTAATTCTGGTGGATTAATTGGTTTGGTGTCCACAAACGGAACCCCAGATTCTCCTGATACTGGAGGTGTTGAAAATATTTATGCGAAGATAAATTTTTTTAATGCAAAGCCAATTTTTGGTAACTTTTATAAGTCAAGTTTTTTTGACTATGAAAAGTCGTTTAAAAATATAAACTTTGTTAATAATGCTGATAATGAAAGTTTTTCTTGACTCAAAATAATTGATGAAAATACTTTTAATGAGACAGCAAAAAAATGGAAACATTTAGATAATCAAAACATTAAGCTAAAAACTTTAAATTTTTCCTATTTAAAAGGATATCAGCCTGATTTTAGAATTGCTTATGCAAATTTTGCAAAACTTTTACCATTTTATGATCGTTATACAATTATGAATTATGCACATAAAGTGGCTAAAAATTCTAAACTTTACAGCAAAAATTTGCTTGGATTTGAATTTTATGACAATGAAAATTTAGTAAAAAATCTTGCCAGTGAAAAAACAAAAGTAAACAAGCTAAGAATTTACTTTGGAGATGGTCAAAAAGAAGATTACAAAATAGACAGTTTTAAGCAAAATACTAATGGAATCACTGACTTTTCTTTTGAAAATAACGGTGTTAAATTGATGGTTCATCCAAATATTTTAATATCTGATAAGAAAAATCAATTGGTTTCTGGTTTAATAAATCTTTTAAAAAATACTGATTTATCAGATAATTCAATTTTTGATACTCAAAATAATTTTGTTGATAACAGTCCGATAAAAGAACAGCTTTTTATTGATAAATATGAGACTGAAGTTAAAAAAGATTTGGAAAACATAATTAATTCAATCTCAAATAATATTGATATTTTTGACCTAAATGATACTAAATTTACTGAATTTTATAAAAAAGATTTGGAAAAAGAGAAAAATTCTATCTATATTGGCTTAAATTATTTGTACCGTTGATACTCAATTTCGGATATTAAAGATAAATTATTGTATTCTTTAGGAATTTATGGAAAATCAAATGATAGTCTATCTTTGTTAAAAGACATTGGAAAATTGGACTTTATTAATCTAAAAGCTAACAAAACTGCAAATGGTTATCATGATGCTTTTTCAAAATATTTAAAACCAAAATCAGTTGCCGATTTTATTGAATATAACTATAATTTATTTAAGGAAAAAGACCAAAGTCCCGACAAATATTTTGAATCACTCACAAAAGCATATATTACAAAAGTTGAGAGCAAATCAAATACAACAATAAATAAGCCAATGATTGAAAGATTTAAACACGAAGATCAAGCTAATAAACTTTTGCCACTTTTGACTGTAAAAGACGAAAATGCACTTTGATTTATTTTTACAACAAATAGCAATATTTCAGGATTATTTTCCAAATATGGTTATTCAAATGAATTATTAAAGACACAAGTTAATGAGTTTGCCCAGACAGCTCAGGGCTACTATGATGTTTTGTACCGAATTTTAAATGAAAAATCGAAAAAAACTATGGAAAATTACATAGTTGATGTTTATGATAGCTTTGCTTCAAAAAATGACCCTGGCGTTAGAGCTTATTCTTTGCCTCTTGATCATTGATTATCATTAGCAAATAAGGATTATGCTGCTTTTGTTCCTGAATGAAATAAAAAACGTATGTATTTTGATGGCACAAAAATATTAACAAAAAATGCAAAATCGGTATTTTCACATGAAAGTACTCATACTTTTGATAACGATATTTTGCTCGATGGGTATGGCAAAAGATTTGGTCATCGTGCTGAATCTTTTGCCAAAGGAATGTTTCAGGCGCCTTTTAACGGTAATAATGGAGATTTAGCCTTTAATTTTATTGAAAAATACGAAGGGCAATTAGTCCGTAATTCAAGTCCAGAAAGATTTAGTAATTTAGCTGATTTGGAAAAATACTATAAAAATTTGTTTGATTTAATTTATGTTTTAGACTTAGCACAAGCTGAGGCAATAATTGCCAAAAAGCCAAGCACTAGTGATTATAGAAAAATCCAACTTGGAAGTGGCGGTTTTGCAAAAAATGATACTTTATCTAGAGTTGGAAGTTCTGAATTAAATTCGATAAATTCAATTGATGACTTAGTTGACAAAAATATTGTTGGCGCGAATGTTGCAGGAGACTCAAGATCACCATTTGGTCATAATAATTACTATACAGTAAATTTCTTTAGACCATATTTTGGAATACTTGAAAATAAAGAAGGAGTCACTGGTGGACTCAATTTTAGAAGGGTTGCTTTTGAACTTCTTGCCGAAAAAGGTTATTATGGCGGGATGATTCCTTATATTTCTGCCAAATCAAATAAGCAAACTAATGTGCCAGAAGGACTTGTCAAAGGTAGTGATACTCATGTTTTAAAAATGATTTTCGGTGATAAATACAAATCTTTTAGTGATTTTAAAAAAGATATGTACAAACAAAGAAAAGATAAACTCAATAAATTAAAGCCATTTAGTTTTGATTTTAGTAGTAAAAAGTACGAAATAAAATCCTTTGAAGACTTAAAAAAAGTTTTTATTGAAAATTCTGAGTTAATAAATACAATAAGAGTTATTATTCATGTTGAAATGTATAAGCAAACTAATGAGTACCGCAACTCAATATTTGATGAATAA
- a CDS encoding PTS sugar transporter subunit IIA: MELFNEKMTKFCKITNWRQAVHEGVRILVENKKATYDLEKAIMEQTAKYGAYYVLEEGVALLHAPVGDYCLEVGSSILVLDQMITFNNQKDKKAKIIITLSAPNSDDHIGLIQEFGLFFGNSDFKKEIYASRTIKEFYQIINKYRGIKNEH, translated from the coding sequence ATGGAACTTTTTAATGAAAAAATGACTAAATTTTGCAAAATAACAAACTGAAGACAAGCAGTTCATGAGGGCGTAAGGATCTTAGTTGAAAATAAAAAAGCAACTTACGATCTTGAAAAAGCAATCATGGAACAAACCGCAAAATACGGTGCCTATTATGTACTTGAAGAAGGTGTCGCACTTTTGCATGCGCCAGTTGGCGATTATTGTCTAGAAGTTGGAAGTTCAATTTTAGTCTTAGATCAAATGATCACTTTTAATAACCAAAAAGATAAAAAAGCAAAAATTATTATTACTTTGTCTGCGCCAAATTCTGATGATCATATTGGCTTAATTCAAGAATTTGGCCTCTTTTTTGGTAATTCAGATTTCAAAAAAGAAATTTATGCTTCTAGAACAATTAAAGAATTTTATCAAATTATAAATAAATACCGAGGTATAAAAAATGAACATTAA
- a CDS encoding ribulose phosphate epimerase, producing the protein MGFNVEYSQSISALNIFKVIKILTKLQNNGLKYAHIDFVDQIYAPNFGLNYQIANYLIKLFPNIEFDAHLMCKNSLEKVEKLVQTGFKTIFLPAEQVSKTDLERLNKSYSNINFGLMIQAKQKIEDFSEIISCSNVILLMTIDKIGGVGEPLNLQLLSKIGQIRSMNKKIKIYTDGGLRKENWAELEKWKVDVAIGGSIIFSYANFSEFSRLWGNQKNALN; encoded by the coding sequence ATGGGGTTTAATGTGGAATACTCACAAAGCATTAGCGCACTTAACATTTTTAAAGTAATTAAAATTTTAACAAAATTGCAAAATAACGGCCTAAAATACGCTCATATTGATTTTGTTGATCAAATTTATGCCCCAAATTTTGGACTAAATTACCAAATTGCAAATTATTTAATAAAGTTATTCCCTAATATTGAATTTGACGCACATTTAATGTGTAAAAATTCACTTGAAAAAGTTGAAAAATTAGTTCAAACAGGTTTTAAAACAATTTTTTTACCCGCTGAACAAGTTTCAAAAACTGATTTAGAAAGATTAAATAAGTCTTATTCTAATATAAATTTTGGTCTAATGATTCAAGCCAAACAAAAAATTGAAGACTTTAGTGAAATAATTTCTTGTTCAAACGTCATTTTATTAATGACAATAGATAAAATTGGTGGAGTTGGTGAGCCTTTAAATTTGCAACTTCTTTCAAAAATAGGGCAAATTCGCTCAATGAATAAAAAAATTAAAATTTACACTGACGGTGGATTACGCAAGGAAAATTGAGCTGAGCTTGAAAAATGAAAAGTTGATGTGGCAATTGGTGGTAGCATAATTTTTTCATATGCAAATTTTTCTGAATTCTCTAGACTTTGAGGAAATCAAAAAAATGCCCTTAATTAA
- a CDS encoding ZmpA/ZmpB/ZmpC family metallo-endopeptidase: protein MKQFILLKKVSSSLVFLSLSPIVIITACKSEVDKKPNTSKIDEAKNDPKIDASKGDEAKKDPKNETKKDTSKSEDPKNDPKKDTDNQEPIIPRQENNSNLENTEQNINVSSIFEDKTFLENKQAEIDSVSLKITGSKIEFKNINSANLYHFNSKGKYVKLLSIGELDSDLKNYKIKLDSEDLQKNVWLNVKAVENEGDYYKFIGEFSQNFINILNNGTVSSTFDIYIPKTKNNLGAITTFEQLISQIRANPSGNFKLANDISAESTEIGRNSTSYLENVYFSGRLESLEGKNFTIYDLEKPLFDNLNNATIQNINFKNLKVKSINNSQFAVGAIANSSSSSTINNVHLFGDVKGPKIVGGIVGVLDNNSVIKNSSFHGNIYSSQSAGGLSGIITRGSSIENSYANINITSKLINSDKLGGIVGELGQNSSLKNIVIEGNVLNNGPDEFANSGGLIGLVSTNGTQDSPDTGSVENIYAKINFFNAKPIFGNFYKSSFFDYEKSFKNINFANNSDNESFDWLKIIDQNTFNEIAKKWKNLNNENIKLKTLNFSYLKGYQSDFSIAYANFAKLLPFYDRYTIMNYAHKVTKNSNLYSKNLLGFEFYGNQNLVKNLAREKEKVNKLSIYFGDGQKEDFKIDSFKQNDNGIIDFSFEDNGVKFIVHPNILISEKKNQLVSGLINLLKNTNLSDNSIFDTQNNFVDNSPIKEQLFIDQHETEVKKDLESIIDSISNNIDIFDLDDTKFTEFYKKDLEKEKNSIYIGLNYLYRWYSISDFKDKLLYSLGIYGKSNDSLSLLKDIGKLDFINLKANKTANGYHDAFSKYLKPKSVADFIEYNYNLFKQKDQTIDKYFDSLTKAYITKVESKSDTSVNKPMIERFKQEEQANKLLPLLTVKDQNTLWFIFTTNSNISGLFSKYFSSSESLKPQIREFAEAAQGYYDVLYRILNEKSKKTMQNHIVDVYDTFAPKNEPGVKAYSLPVGHWLSLRNKDYAAFVPGENKKLMYFDGTKILTKYAKSIFSHESTHAFDNDILLDGYGKRFGHRAESFARGMFQAPYSDEPGDLAFNFIEKYGGGQQLVRNSSPERFSNLADLEKYYKNLFDLIYVLDLAQAEAIIAKKPSDTSDYRKIQLGSGGFTKNDILSWVGSSEFNSINSIDDLVDKNIVGANVGGDSVRSFGHNDYYIVNFFRPYFGILENTEGVSGGLNFRRVAFELLAEKGYYGGMIPYISAKSNKQTNVPEGLVKGSDTHVLKMIFGDKYKSFSDFKKDMYKQRKDKLNKLKPFSFDFNSKKYEIKSFDDLKTVFIDNFDRITTIRIDIHVEMYKQTDEYRQSIFNE from the coding sequence ATGAAGCAATTTATTTTACTAAAGAAAGTTAGTTCTAGTTTAGTTTTCCTATCATTATCACCAATAGTAATTATCACGGCTTGTAAAAGCGAAGTGGATAAAAAACCTAATACTTCTAAGATTGACGAAGCTAAAAACGATCCTAAGATTGATGCTTCTAAGGGTGATGAAGCTAAAAAAGATCCTAAAAATGAAACTAAAAAAGATACTTCTAAGAGTGAAGATCCTAAAAATGATCCTAAAAAAGACACGGATAATCAAGAACCAATTATTCCAAGGCAAGAAAATAATTCAAATCTAGAAAACACAGAACAAAATATTAATGTTTCTTCTATTTTTGAGGATAAAACCTTTTTAGAAAACAAGCAAGCTGAAATTGATAGTGTTTCTTTAAAAATAACTGGTTCAAAAATTGAATTTAAAAATATAAATTCTGCAAATTTATATCATTTTAACAGTAAAGGCAAATATGTAAAACTACTTTCAATTGGTGAATTAGACTCTGATTTAAAAAACTATAAAATCAAATTAGATTCAGAAGATTTACAAAAAAATGTCTGATTGAATGTAAAAGCTGTTGAAAATGAAGGCGACTATTATAAATTTATTGGTGAATTTAGCCAAAATTTCATAAATATTTTAAATAATGGCACTGTTAGTTCTACTTTTGATATTTATATTCCTAAAACCAAAAATAATTTAGGTGCAATCACGACTTTTGAGCAATTAATTAGTCAAATTCGCGCAAATCCCTCTGGAAATTTTAAATTAGCAAATGATATTTCTGCAGAAAGTACAGAAATAGGTCGCAATTCTACATCATATTTAGAAAATGTTTATTTTTCTGGAAGGCTAGAAAGTCTTGAAGGTAAAAATTTTACTATTTATGATTTAGAAAAGCCGCTTTTTGACAATTTAAATAATGCAACAATCCAAAATATTAATTTTAAAAATCTCAAAGTTAAGTCAATAAATAATTCCCAATTTGCAGTTGGGGCAATTGCAAATTCTTCATCAAGTTCAACAATTAATAACGTTCATCTTTTTGGCGATGTTAAAGGTCCAAAAATCGTAGGCGGAATTGTCGGTGTGCTAGATAATAATTCTGTTATTAAAAACTCAAGTTTTCATGGAAATATTTATTCTTCCCAATCTGCAGGCGGTCTTAGCGGAATAATAACAAGAGGAAGTTCAATTGAGAATTCTTATGCAAATATAAACATCACCTCTAAATTAATAAATTCCGATAAACTTGGCGGGATTGTTGGTGAGCTAGGTCAAAATTCGTCATTAAAAAACATTGTAATTGAAGGAAATGTTTTAAATAATGGGCCTGATGAATTTGCTAATTCTGGAGGACTAATTGGTTTGGTTTCCACAAACGGAACCCAAGATTCCCCTGATACTGGAAGTGTTGAAAATATTTATGCAAAGATAAATTTTTTTAATGCAAAGCCAATTTTTGGTAACTTTTATAAATCAAGTTTTTTTGACTATGAAAAGTCGTTTAAAAATATAAACTTTGCTAACAATTCTGATAATGAAAGTTTTGATTGACTCAAAATAATTGATCAAAATACTTTTAATGAGATAGCAAAAAAATGGAAAAATTTAAATAATGAAAATATTAAGCTAAAAACTTTAAATTTTTCCTATTTAAAAGGATATCAGTCTGATTTTAGTATTGCTTATGCAAATTTTGCAAAACTTTTGCCATTTTATGATCGTTATACAATTATGAATTATGCACATAAAGTGACTAAAAATTCTAACCTTTACAGCAAAAATTTGCTTGGATTTGAATTTTATGGAAATCAAAATTTAGTAAAAAATCTTGCTCGTGAAAAAGAAAAAGTAAACAAACTAAGTATTTACTTTGGTGATGGCCAAAAAGAAGATTTCAAAATAGACAGTTTTAAGCAAAATGATAACGGAATCATTGACTTTTCTTTTGAAGATAACGGTGTTAAATTTATTGTTCATCCAAATATTTTGATATCTGAGAAGAAAAATCAATTAGTTTCTGGTTTAATAAATCTTTTAAAAAATACTAATTTATCAGATAATTCAATTTTTGATACTCAAAATAATTTTGTTGACAACAGTCCGATAAAAGAACAGCTTTTTATTGACCAACACGAGACTGAAGTTAAAAAAGATCTGGAAAGCATAATTGATTCAATCTCAAATAATATTGATATTTTTGATCTAGATGATACTAAATTTACTGAATTTTATAAAAAAGATTTAGAAAAAGAGAAAAATTCTATCTATATTGGTTTAAATTATTTGTACCGTTGATACTCAATTTCGGATTTTAAAGATAAATTATTGTACTCTTTAGGAATTTATGGAAAATCAAATGATAGTCTATCTTTGTTAAAAGACATTGGAAAATTGGACTTTATTAATCTAAAAGCTAACAAAACTGCAAATGGTTATCATGATGCTTTTTCAAAATATTTAAAACCAAAATCAGTTGCCGATTTTATTGAATATAACTATAATTTATTTAAGCAAAAAGACCAAACTATCGACAAATATTTTGATTCACTGACAAAAGCTTATATTACAAAAGTCGAAAGTAAATCCGATACATCAGTAAATAAGCCAATGATCGAAAGATTCAAACAAGAAGAACAAGCTAATAAACTTTTGCCACTTTTGACTGTAAAAGACCAAAATACTCTTTGATTCATTTTTACAACAAATAGCAATATTTCGGGATTATTTTCCAAATATTTTTCTTCAAGCGAATCATTAAAACCACAAATCAGAGAATTTGCTGAGGCGGCTCAAGGTTACTATGATGTTTTATACCGAATTTTAAATGAAAAATCAAAAAAAACTATGCAAAATCATATAGTTGATGTTTATGATACTTTTGCACCAAAAAATGAACCTGGCGTTAAAGCTTATTCTTTGCCTGTTGGTCATTGATTATCATTAAGAAATAAGGATTATGCTGCTTTTGTTCCGGGTGAAAATAAAAAACTTATGTATTTTGATGGCACAAAAATATTAACAAAATACGCAAAATCGATATTTTCACATGAAAGTACTCATGCTTTTGATAATGATATTTTGCTTGACGGATATGGAAAACGATTTGGTCATCGGGCTGAATCTTTTGCTCGAGGAATGTTTCAGGCACCTTACAGTGACGAACCTGGAGATTTAGCCTTTAATTTTATTGAAAAATACGGAGGTGGTCAGCAATTAGTTCGTAATTCAAGTCCAGAAAGATTTAGCAATTTAGCTGATTTGGAAAAATACTATAAAAATTTGTTTGACTTAATTTATGTTTTAGACTTAGCACAAGCCGAGGCAATAATTGCAAAAAAGCCATCAGACACTAGTGATTATAGAAAAATCCAACTCGGAAGTGGCGGTTTTACAAAAAATGATATTTTATCTTGAGTTGGAAGTTCTGAATTTAATTCGATAAATTCAATTGATGATTTAGTTGACAAAAATATTGTTGGCGCGAATGTTGGAGGAGACTCAGTCAGATCATTTGGGCATAATGATTACTATATAGTAAATTTCTTTAGACCATATTTTGGAATACTTGAAAATACAGAAGGAGTCTCCGGTGGACTCAATTTTAGAAGGGTTGCTTTTGAACTTCTTGCCGAAAAAGGTTATTATGGCGGGATGATTCCGTATATTTCTGCCAAATCAAATAAACAAACTAATGTGCCAGAAGGACTTGTCAAAGGTAGTGATACTCACGTTTTAAAAATGATTTTTGGCGATAAATACAAATCTTTTAGTGATTTTAAAAAAGATATGTATAAGCAAAGAAAGGATAAACTCAATAAATTAAAGCCATTTAGTTTTGATTTTAATAGTAAAAAGTACGAAATAAAATCTTTTGACGACTTAAAAACAGTTTTTATTGATAATTTTGATCGAATAACTACAATAAGAATTGATATTCATGTTGAAATGTATAAGCAAACTGATGAGTATCGTCAATCAATATTTAATGAATAA